The proteins below are encoded in one region of Brassica napus cultivar Da-Ae chromosome A6, Da-Ae, whole genome shotgun sequence:
- the LOC106376259 gene encoding pentatricopeptide repeat-containing protein At4g28010-like: MSSAAANLSRRGALEARRLLNSTLSSLLCDCENSNPHLKTAVSVFRQALDSNTSLSSPGNNLIATLVRSRHHELAFSVYRKMLDTSAFINFVSLSGLLECFLRLNRNTNFAFGVLAVMLKRGFAFNVYNLNIILKGYCKNLEFGKALTLLRDMRLNSIAPDVVSYNTVIRGLCEGGELEKALDLAKEMQCCWSLVTCGILVDAFCKAGKMEEALRLFEEIRVSKGLEADLVLYTTLIRGFCDCNEVGRAKEVFDDVMERGLSPSAITYNTLIQGFCKLGEMKEASQMFEFMKERGVSPNVYTYTGLIGGLCGVGKTKEALQLLNLMLESGEEPNVVTYNVILTKLCKEGLVEEALEVVEVMKKRGTRPDIIAYNILLGGLCGKGDLDEASKLLCLLMNDRSYPDPDVRSFNALIHGLCEENNLPEALEFYDLLVERLGAADIVTTNILLKATLKSGDVKKAMELWKQIPIPNSDMYSTLIDGFCKTGMLNVAKGLFCKMRGSKLRPSVYDCNCLLSSLCKEGSLDQAWRLFEEMKRDDSLPDIVSFNIMIDGSLRAGDAESAESLLVEMSQAGLSPDLFTYSKLINRFLKLGYLEEAIGYFDKMVESGFEPDAHICDSVLKYCISQGDSDKLREVLEKLVEKDIVLDKELTCTVMEYMCSSSANMEPVKRLLRVANDKEKRD, translated from the coding sequence AAGCACTCGACTCCAACACCTCTCTCTCCTCCCCCGGAAACAATCTCATCGCGACGCTAGTACGCTCCAGGCACCACGAGCTCGCATTCTCCGTCTACCGCAAGATGCTCGACACAAGCGCTTTCATCAACTTCGTCTCCCTGAGCGGGCTCCTCGAATGCTTCCTGCGGTTGAATCGCAACACTAACTTCGCGTTTGGCGTTCTCGCCGTGATGCTGAAGCGCGGGTTTGCCTTCAACGTGTACAATCTCAACATTATCTTGAAAGGTTATTGCAAGAATCTTGAGTTCGGTAAAGCTCTCACCTTGCTTAGAGACATGAGGTTGAATTCTATAGCGCCGGATGTTGTGAGTTATAATACTGTTATTAGAGGTTTATGCGAGGGGGGAGAGTTGGAGAAAGCTTTGGACTTGGCTAAGGAGATGCAGTGTTGTTGGAGTTTGGTGACTTGTGGGATTCTTGTTGATGCTTTTTGTAAAGCTGGTAAGATGGAGGAAGCTTTGAGGTTGTTTGAAGAGATAAGAGTTAGTAAAGGTTTGGAAGCTGATCTTGTTTTGTATACTACGCTTATCAGAGGCTTCTGTGATTGTAATGAGGTGGGTAGAGCTAAGGAGGTGTTCGATGATGTTATGGAGAGAGGGCTATCTCCCTCTGCGATTACTTACAACACTCTTATTCAAGGGTTTTGCAAGTTAGGAGAGATGAAAGAAGCTTCGCAGATGTTTGAGTTTATGAAGGAGCGTGGAGTGAGTCCGAATGTGTATACGTATACAGGTCTGATCGGTGGTCTTTGCGGAGTTGGTAAGACTAAGGAAGCTCTTCAGCTTTTGAACCTCATGTTGGAGAGTGGCGAAGAGCCGAACGTGGTGACTTATAACGTTATTCTCACCAAGCTCTGCAAGGAGGGTCTTGTGGAGGAGGCTTTAGAGGTTGTTGAAGTGATGAAGAAGAGGGGTACAAGACCTGATATCATAGCGTACAATATTTTACTGGGTGGACTCTGTGGTAAAGGTGACTTAGACGAAGCTAGCAAGCTTCTGTGTTTACTGATGAATGATAGGAGCTATCCGGATCCTGATGTTAGATCGTTTAACGCGCTAATCCACGGGCTGTGCGAGGAAAACAATCTCCCTGAAGCTTTGGAGTTTTATGATTTGCTGGTTGAGAGATTGGGTGCTGCAGATATAGTGACTACTAACATATTGCTTAAAGCTACTCTCAAGTCTGGAGATGTGAAGAAGGCAATGGAGCTTTGGAAACAGATCCCTATTCCAAACTCAGATATGTATTCTACTTTGATTGATGGATTCTGCAAAACCGGCATGCTTAATGTTGCTAAAGGACTGTTCTGTAAAATGAGAGGGTCTAAGCTACGGCCCAGTGTTTACGACTGCAACTGTCTATTGTCATCATTATGCAAAGAGGGAAGCTTGGACCAGGCATGGAGATTATTTGAGGAAATGAAGCGTGATGACAGCTTGCCAGACATTGTTTCTTTCAATATTATGATTGATGGAAGTCTTAGAGCAGGGGATGCTGAATCTGCAGAGTCACTTCTAGTTGAGATGTCTCAAGCTGGTCTTTCGCCTGACTTGTTTACTTATTCGAAACTGATAAATAGGTTCTTGAAACTCGGATATTTAGAGGAGGCTATCGGTTACTTTGACAAAATGGTTGAGAGCGGCTTTGAGCCTGACGCTCATATTTGCGATTCTGTGTTGAAGTATTGTATTTCACAGGGAGATTCAGATAAGTTGAGGGAAGTTCTCGAAAAACTGGTGGAGAAAGATATCGTACTTGACAAAGAGCTGACGTGTACGGTCATGGAATACATGTGTAGCAGCTCAGCAAACATGGAACCTGTAAAGCGGTTGCTAAGAGTAGCAAATGATAAAGAGAAGAGGGATTAA
- the LOC106376257 gene encoding F-box protein At2g32560-like, whose amino-acid sequence MLLYFIISCLSFFFLSKSFSLPPWASETKTLLSFYFSKSLFTKTLHPTTPDPASPVDHQMSVLDLPDLALDRILELLPPSGLSSMAKVCSSLKERCVSDHLWEKHLVSKWGKVLGPAAHREWKCSLSSSYHLDSPSHQIGGHPLGFDRIISLIRSVSSVFLNDDDNKRKRYAASSLPLDATMSFYLSLETGRFWFPAQVYNRENGHVGFMLSCYDAELSYDTLTDTFQARYPPHGRRAVAVEKGVTWERLRAAPIDASPHHLHVSDSLNELKPGDHIEIQWRRNKEFPYGWWYGIVGHLESCDGNLNHCHCHLNEMVVLEFNQYTVGSRWRRTMINKRDHREEGNEEEGFYGGIRKLSCKEEIAMWTRLWPSSILE is encoded by the exons ATGCTTCTCTACTTTATCATCTcgtgtctctctttctttttcttgtccAAATCATTCTCTCTTCCTCCATGGGCATCTGAAACCAAAACCTTGCTCTCTTTCTACTTCTCCAAAAGCCTCTTCACCAAAACTCTGCATCCAACCACACCTGATCCCGCCTCTCCCGTGGACCACCAAATGTCAGTCCTTGACCTCCCTGACCTGGCTCTGGATCGCATCCTCGAGCTTCTCCCGCCTTCTGGACTCTCTAGTATGGCTAAGGTTTGTAGCTCCCTGAAGGAGAGATGTGTGAGTGATCATCTATGGGAGAAACACTTGGTCTCCAAATGGGGCAAAGTCCTTGGCCCTGCTGCTCATAGAGAGTGGAAATGCTCTCTCTCTTCCTCGTATCATCTTGATTCTCCTAGTCACCAGATTGGTGGTCATCCTCTTGGTTTTGACAGAATCATCTCTTTGATCCGAtctgtttcctctgttttcctaaatgatgatgataataagAGGAAGAGATATGCTGCGTCTTCTCTGCCACTTGATGCCACCATGAGCTTCTACCTCTCCCTTGAAACTGGTCGTTTTTGGTTCCCTGCTCAAGTTTACAACCGTGAG AATGGGCATGTAGGGTTCATGTTGTCATGCTATGATGCTGAGCTCAGCTATGATACTCTCACTGATACTTTTCAGGCCAG GTATCCGCCACATGGTAGAAGAGCAGTTGCGGTTGAAAAGGGTGTGACGTGGGAGAGGCTAAGAGCAGCTCCCATTGATGCgtctcctcatcatcttcatgtgTCAGATTCTCTAAACGAGTTGAAACCTGGAGATCACATCGAGATTCAGTGGagaagaaacaaagagttcccTTATG GATGGTGGTATGGTATCGTTGGCCACTTAGAATCCTGTGATGGGAATCTCAACCATTGTCATTGTCATCTTAATG AGATGGTGGTGTTGGAATTCAACCAGTACACAGTGGGATCGAGGTGGAGAAGAACAATGATAAACAAGAGAGATCATAGAGAGGAAGGTAACGAGGAAGAGGGGTTCTATGGAGGAATCAGAAAGCTAAGTTGTAAAGAAGAGATTGCTATGTGGACACGTCTCTGGCCATCCTCCATCTTAGAGTAG
- the LOC106376256 gene encoding protein CLMP1-like: MGKSGARKKKSKQANSSETSSSSVNGGGDFDASVYLKRAHELKEEGNKKFQSKDFQGALDQYADALKLVPKSHRDRAVFHSNRAACLMQMKPIDYDKVISECSMALQVHPGFTRALLRRARALEAVGKYELAAQDVNLLLGADPNHKDATEMSRRLMMCGPGGPQSRPSPAALGASAALGGPVNGLGPCLPSRQVHKKVSSSSPVALPVVSSNSKVERPKMNPLVENGHEGKTQMAKIVLKPLNDSSSKGLMMKAEQSSSSQEKVTRWRPLKFVYDHDIRLGQMPVNCGFKVLREIVRSRFPSSKSVLIKYKDNDGDLVTVTCTAELRLAESAADGVLTKEPESDKSDSVGMLRLHVVDVSPEQEPPLLDEEVEEEEVEEEKPPVEEEDIRASLSETVSETEVSNEKSDKEKTPSSEDPEMKELEMDDWLFDFAQLFRSHVGIDPDAHVDLHELGMELCSEALEETVTSEEAQPLFEKAAAKFQEVAALAFFNWGNVHMCAARKRIPLEESGGKDKVAEQLQTAYEWVKERYTLAKEKYEHALSIKPDFYEGLLALGQQQFEMAKLHWSFALAQKMDLSVWDATETLALFDSAEEKMKAATEMWEKLEEQRMNDLKNPNKKEEVSKRRKKQGDGENGEASEAVTAAEAAEQAIAMRSQIHLFWGNMLFERSQVECKISVSGWEKNLDSAVERFKLAGASETDISTVVKNHCSNEAAAEGDDKKVTES; this comes from the coding sequence ATGGGGAAATCAGgagcgaggaagaagaagagcaagcaGGCCAATTCTTCCGAAACCTCATCTTCCTCCGTCAACGGCGGCGGCGATTTCGACGCCTCCGTGTACCTGAAACGAGCGCACGAGCTAAAGGAAGAAGGGAACAAGAAGTTCCAAAGCAAGGACTTCCAAGGCGCGCTTGACCAGTACGCCGACGCGCTCAAGCTCGTCCCAAAGAGCCACCGTGACCGAGCCGTGTTCCACAGCAACCGCGCCGCGTGTTTGATGCAGATGAAGCCCATCGATTACGACAAGGTGATCTCCGAGTGTTCCATGGCGCTTCAGGTCCATCCTGGGTTCACGCGAGCTTTGTTAAGAAGAGCTAGAGCTCTTGAAGCTGTGGGCAAGTATGAATTGGCTGCGCAGGATGTGAATTTGCTCTTGGGAGCTGACCCTAATCACAAGGACGCTACCGAGATGTCGAGACGACTTATGATGTGTGGGCCTGGTGGGCCTCAGAGCAGGCCTTCACCTGCTGCTCTTGGCGCCTCTGCTGCTTTGGGTGGTCCCGTTAATGGGCTTGGTCCTTGCTTGCCTTCTCGTCAGGTTCACAAaaaggtttcttcttcttcgcccgTTGCCTTGCCTGTTGTTAGTAGCAATAGTAAGGTAGAACGCCCAAAGATGAATCCTTTGGTAGAAAATGGCCATGAAGGGAAGACACAGATGGCGAAAATTGTTTTGAAGCCGTTGAATGATTCTTCTTCTAAAGGTTTGATGATGAAGGCAGAgcagtcttcttcctctcaagaGAAGGTAACTAGGTGGAGGCCGTTGAAGTTTGTTTATGACCATGATATCAGGTTGGGTCAGATGCCTGTGAATTGTGGGTTTAAGGTATTGAGGGAAATCGTGAGGAGTCGTTTCCCTTCTTCCAAGTCGGTGTTGATTAAGTATAAAGACAATGATGGAGATTTGGTTACTGTCACTTGTACTGCGGAGCTTAGGTTGGCTGAAAGTGCTGCTGATGGTGTTTTGACTAAGGAGCCTGAATCCGATAAGTCTGACTCTGTTGGGATGTTGAGATTGCATGTTGTTGATGTAAGTCCTGAGCAGGAGCCACCTTTGCTCGATGAAGAAGTagaagaggaggaagtggaagaagagaagccgcctgttgaagaagaagatatccGAGCATCTCTGAGTGAAACAGTATCCGAAACAGAGGTCAGCAATGAGAAATCAGATAAGGAGAAAACACCTTCTTCTGAAGATCCTGAGATGAAGGAGTTGGAGATGGACGATTGGTTGTTCGACTTTGCTCAGCTTTTCCGGTCGCACGTGGGTATTGACCCTGATGCTCATGTTGACTTGCATGAGCTGGGGATGGAGCTTTGCTCTGAGGCGCTGGAGGAAACAGTCACTAGTGAAGAAGCTCAGCCACTTTTCGAGAAAGCTGCTGCCAAGTTCCAAGAAGTTGCTGCGTTAGCTTTCTTCAACTGGGGTAACGTGCACATGTGCGCTGCGAGGAAGCGCATTCCGTTGGAAGAATCTGGTGGAAAGGATAAGGTCGCGGAGCAGCTTCAGACTGCTTACGAGTGGGTGAAAGAGAGATACACTCTAGCTAAGGAAAAGTATGAGCACGCCTTGTCAATCAAACCTGACTTTTACGAGGGTTTGCTCGCTTTGGGACAACAACAGTTTGAGATGGCAAAGCTCCATTGGTCTTTTGCTTTGGCACAAAAGATGGATTTGTCTGTATGGGATGCAACGGAGACATTGGCCCTCTTTGATAGTGcagaagagaagatgaaagctGCGACTGAGATGTGGGAGAAGCTTGAAGAACAAAGGATGAATGATCTGAAAAACCCGAACAAGAAAGAGGAAGTTTcaaagaggagaaagaagcaAGGAGATGGAGAAAACGGGGAGGCTTCGGAAGCTGTTACAGCAGCAGAAGCAGCAGAGCAAGCTATTGCTATGAGATCACAGATCCATCTATTCTGGGGAAATATGTTGTTTGAAAGATCACAAGTGGAATGCAAAATCAGTGTAAGCGGTTGGGAGAAGAATCTTGACTCAGCAGTTGAAAGATTCAAACTTGCAGGTGCTTCTGAAACCGACATATCGACTGTTGTCAAGAACCATTGTTCAAACGAAGCAGCTGCTGAAGGAGATGATAAGAAGGTAACTGAATCTTGA
- the LOC106374538 gene encoding uncharacterized protein LOC106374538, whose amino-acid sequence MSPLHSYSIFLAIFMSIILQPSITSSQSHLCRSSCGDIPINYPFGIDDGCGSPYYRHMLICSDNNTKLELRTPSGKYPVKSISYSDPHLLVSDPFMWNCQDRDNFRPTRSFSIDSSTHFTVSPQNDYLFFNCDSEKVIVEPKPLFCERFPDRCDSSCDSSSYLCRHLPECGSALGSRVSCCSYYPKATQSLRLMLQNCATYTSVYWRSTGAGNAPYDQFPEYGIRVDFEFPVTTKCLLCQDTTKGGGVCGFDTRTQSFLCLCKQGNATTHCNDPVLVKHKHIGAVAGTVTAVSAAGAIGVGGGVFWYLRKVRAKAPVTCGVQSNENRIF is encoded by the exons ATGTCTCCACTTCACTCCTACTCTATCTTCCTCGCCATTTTCATGAGCATCATTCTTCAACCATCAATAACATCATCCCAATCACATCTCTGTAGATCTTCTTGCGGCGACATTCCAATAAACTATCCCTTTGGCATCGACGATGGTTGTGGCAGCCCTTACTACAGACACATGCTCATTTGCTCCGACAACAACACCAAGCTTGAACTTAGAACACCATCCGGTAAATACCCTGTTAAGTCCATAAGCTACTCCGATCCTCACCTTCTTGTATCTGATCCCTTCATGTGGAACTGTCAAGATCGAGATAACTTTCGACCCACGAGATCTTTCAGCATAGATTCAAGCACACACTTCACTGTCTCCCCTCAAAACGACTACTTGTTCTTCAACTGCGATTCAGAGAAAGTGATCGTCGAGCCAAAGCCGCTCTTCTGCGAGAGGTTTCCGGATAGGTGCGACTCGTCATGCGATAGCTCGAGCTACCTGTGCAGACATTTGCCCGAGTGTGGATCAGCTTTAGGTTCTAGGGTTTCTTGTTGCTCTTACTACCCGAAAGCAACTCAGTCTCTTAGGCTGATGCTACAGAACTGCGCGACATATACAAGTGTGTATTGGAGGAGTACGGGGGCTGGGAATGCACCATATGATCAGTTTCCAGAGTACGGGATTAGGGTTGATTTCGAGTTCCCGGTGACTACGAAGTGCCTTCTTTGCCAAGATACCACTAAAGGTGGTGGGGTTTGTGGATTTGATACGAGGACACAGAGTTTTTTGTGTCTTTGCAAACAAGGAAATGCCACTACTCATTGTAATG ATCCTGTCCTCGTAAAGCATAAACACATTGGAGCAGTCGCGg GAACGGTGACGGCGGTTTCAGCTGCCGGAGCGATTGGCGTTGGGGGTGGAGTATTTTGGTACTTGAGAAAAGTGAGAGCCAAAGCTCCGGTCACTTGTGGAGTTCAAAGCAACGAGAACAGAATTTTCTAA
- the LOC106374537 gene encoding putative pectate lyase 2, translating to MLLGNHDNIVVDENMKVTIAFNHFGPGLIERIPRVRRGFAHVANNRYNKWLKYALGGSADPTIFSEGNYFLAPDDPSKKQVTKRLESGNDRSWKWISSKDVFLNGAYFEPSINGKVTQVYEGEEEFPVYDGSLVPNLTSSAGPLSCYSGRIC from the exons ATGTTGCTTGGCAATCACGACAACATTGTCGTAGATGAGAATATGAAAGTTACAATTGCATTCAACCACTTTGGACCGGGTCTCATCGAGAGAATTCCtag GGTGAGGAGAGGGTTTGCGCATGTAGCAAACAATAGATACAATAAATGGCTAAAGTATGCACTTGGAGGAAGTGCCGATCCAACCATTTTTAGTGAAGGCAACTACTTTCTTGCTCCTGATGACCCTAGCAAAAAACAG GTGACAAAGAGACTAGAGAGTGGAAATGATCGTAGCTGGAAATGGATTTCTTCAAAAGACGTTTTCTTGAACGGAGCTTACTTCGAGCCGTCTATCAACGGAAAAGTCACGCAGGTGTACGAAGGAGAAGAGGAGTTTCCGGTGTACGATGGCTCTCTCGTCCCTAATCTTACTTCTTCCGCAGGTCCTCTGAGTTGCTACTCCGGCAGGATCTGCTGA
- the LOC125610198 gene encoding putative pectate lyase 2 — translation MASFFLIVSLLFALFFSPLVESQNPIDSCWRTNPNWESNRPDLAGCAVGFGKYASGGKDGSIYVVTSSEDDPENPSPGTLRHAVIQTEPLWITFERDMGIVLKNELIMNSNKTIDGRGAKVEIAHGPCITIQHVSHVIIHGISIHHCKPGKSGLVRSTPTHIGRRGGSDGDAISVFNSSNVWIDHCYFSQSEDGLIDVVLGSTAVTISNSYFTQHDKVSISIYIKL, via the coding sequence ATGGCTTCTTTCTTCTTAATAGTTTCACTTCTCTTTGCACTATTCTTCTCTCCTCTTGTTGAGTCACAAAATCCAATCGATTCTTGCTGGCGTACAAACCCTAACTGGGAATCAAACCGTCCTGATCTAGCCGGTTGCGCGGTGGGATTCGGAAAATACGCGTCTGGGGGCAAAGACGGGTCGATCTATGTGGTCACAAGCTCAGAAGACGACCCTGAAAACCCTAGCCCTGGAACCCTACGACATGCCGTGATCCAGACCGAGCCGCTATGGATCACATTCGAACGTGACATGGGCATAGTGTTGAAAAACGAGCTCATCATGAACAGCAACAAGACCATTGACGGAAGAGGAGCAAAAGTGGAAATCGCGCACGGACCATGCATCACGATCCAACACGTGAGCCATGTCATTATACATGGTATAAGTATCCACCACTGCAAACCGGGTAAATCGGGTTTAGTACGGAGCACTCCGACTCATATTGGTAGACGGGGAGGATCGGACGGTGATGCAATCTCCGTGTTCAATTCGTCAAATGTTTGGATCGATCATTGTTACTTTTCCCAGTCTGAAGATGGATTGATCGATGTGGTACTTGGTTCTACTGCCGTCACTATTTCTAATAGTTACTTCACTCAGCATGATAAAGTAAGTATATCTATATACATTAAGTTGTAA
- the LOC106373282 gene encoding putative pectate lyase 2 has protein sequence MIVHCLAHTYVVYIYICSHIVQIKPLHLQAKMASLLLTVSLLFAALSYPLVEAAYYSNSYYTTPKPLLNPIDSCWRRNPNWASNRRALADCAVGFGKAAIGGKYGSVYVVTNPSDNPENPRPGTLRHAVIQSKPLWITFARDMVIVLQNELIMNSYKTIDGRGAKVEIAYGACITVQHVNHIIIHGISIHDCKPGKSGRVRSSPTHIGSRKGSDGDAIAIFDSSHIWIDHCFFSRCQDGLIDVLHASTAVTISNNYFTQHDKVMLLGHNDNNVEDRIMRVTIAFNHFGPGLIERMPRVRLGYAHVANNRYEKWQMYAIGGSANPTIFSEGNYFVASDDLSKKQVTKRIESGYDSKRWKWRTSKDVFKNGAYFVQSGYGTVTPLYERAEWFPVSHGSLVPSLTSSAGPLRCYSGRTC, from the exons ATGATTGTACATTGTCTAGCTCATACCTATgtcgtgtatatatatatttgctcACACATAGTTCAAATCAAGCCTCTCCATCTTCAAGCAAAAATGGCTTCTCTTTTGTTAACAGTTTCACTTCTCTTTGCAGCTCTCTCTTATCCTCTTGTAGAGGCTGCTTATTATAGTAATAGTTATTACACCACCCCAAAACCATTACTAAACCCAATCGATTCTTGCTGGCGTAGAAACCCTAACTGGGCATCTAACCGCCGCGCTCTAGCCGATTGCGCGGTTGGGTTCGGTAAAGCCGCAATAGGGGGCAAATACGGGTCAGTCTACGTGGTTACAAACCCATCGGACAACCCTGAAAACCCTAGACCCGGAACCCTACGGCACGCCGTGATTCAATCTAAACCGCTATGGATCACATTCGCACGTGACATGGTCATAGTGTTGCAAAACGAGCTCATCATGAACAGCTACAAGACTATCGACGGAAGAGGAGCCAAGGTGGAAATCGCATACGGGGCATGCATAACGGTCCAACATGTGAACCATATCATTATACATGGGATAAGTATCCATGATTGTAAACCGGGTAAGTCGGGTCGGGTGCGCAGCAGTCCGACCCATATTGGAAGTAGGAAAGGATCGGACGGTGACGCAATCGCCATATTTGATTCTTCACATATTTGGATCGATCATTGCTTCTTTTCTCGGTGTCAAGATGGTTTGATCGATGTGCTTCATGCTTCGACGGCCGTCACTATTTCTAATAATTACTTCACACAGCACGATAAA GTGATGTTGCTCGGGCATAATGACAATAATGTGGAAGATAGGATTATGCGAGTTACAATTGCATTCAACCATTTTGGACCGGGTCTCATTGAGAGAATGCCTAG AGTAAGGCTAGGGTATGCGCATGTAGCTAACAATAGATACGAGAAGTGGCAAATGTATGCAATCGGAGGAAGTGCTAATCCAACTATCTTCAGCGAAGGCAACTACTTCGTTGCTTCTGATGACCTTAGCAAAAAACAG gtgacaaagagaatagaaAGCGGATATGATTCGAAAAGGTGGAAATGGAGAACATCAAAAGACGTTTTCAAGAACGGAGCTTACTTCGTGCAGTCTGGATACGGAACCGTCACGCCGTTGTACGAAAGAGCAGAGTGGTTTCCGGTGTCCCACGGCTCTCTCGTCCCTTCTCTCACTTCCTCCGCCGGCCCTCTCCGTTGCTACTCCGGCAGGACTTGctga
- the LOC106374535 gene encoding stigma-specific STIG1-like protein 1, with protein MNTFKISHFVLVILMVLAIGITLSEPLRVEANHRDRYGRLIASTRGRKGWSRTSAAMTCDKSPRVCRLKGSSGRACCRKRCVDLRTNKLNCGRCGKSCQYSEICCNGYCVNPMFNKRHCGGCFKKCNKGRSCAYGMCSYA; from the coding sequence ATGAATACATTCAAGATATCCCATTTCGTTTTGGTGATCCTAATGGTTTTAGCCATTGGTATAACACTTAGTGAACCGCTAAGGGTTGAGGCGAACCACCGAGACAGATATGGTCGGTTGATAGCCTCTACACGGGGGAGAAAAGGTTGGAGCCGTACAAGTGCAGCAATGACATGTGACAAAAGCCCCCGAGTATGTCGTCTCAAAGGAAGTTCAGGCCGTGCTTGCTGTCGTAAGAGGTGTGTGGACTTGAGGACCAACAAATTGAACTGTGGAAGATGTGGGAAAAGCTGTCAATACTCGGAGATTTGTTGCAACGGGTATTGTGTAAACCCAATGTTTAATAAGAGACATTGTGGAGGTTGCTTTAAGAAGTGCAACAAAGGGAGATCGTGTGCCTATGGAATGTGCAGCTATGCCTAA